A part of Arachis hypogaea cultivar Tifrunner chromosome 12, arahy.Tifrunner.gnm2.J5K5, whole genome shotgun sequence genomic DNA contains:
- the LOC112727672 gene encoding uncharacterized protein isoform X1: MVFLLSLLPRQKLRNLMSGFIFEALLGFADSNHPSIIFPLFLPLLADAVGIIASMSNISNNVAGVDNTFRRKFDREEYLERAQERERQEEEGRSKSKAKGPPVQRKPLKHRDYEVDLESRLGKTQVVTPVAPLSQQAGYYCSVCECVVKDSANYLDHINGKKHQRALGMSMRVERASLQQVQERFEVLKKRKDLGTFTEQDLDERVLKQQQEEEERKRLRREKKKEKKEKAMEEPEIDPDVAAMMGFGGFRSSKK, translated from the exons GTCGGGTTTCATCTTCGAAGCTTTGCTAGGGTTTGCTGATTCAAATCATCCATCTATCATCTTCCCTTTGTTTCTGCCCTTATTAGCAGACGCTGTTGGAATTATTGCATCCATGTCTAACATCAGCAACAAT GTGGCTGGGGTTGACAACACCTTCAGAAGAAAATTTGATCGAGAAGAGTATTTGGAACGAGCTCAGGAGCGTGAGAGGCAG GAGGAGGAGGGTCGATCTAAATCTAAAG CTAAAGGTCCTCCAGTGCAGAGGAAACCCCTAAAACATAGAGATTATGAAGTGGACCTTGAGTCCCGCCTAGGCAAGACTCAA GTTGTTACGCCGGTTGCACCACTGAGTCAGCAG GCTGGATATTACTGCTCTGTTTGTGAGTGTGTGGTAAAGGACTCAGCGAACTACTTGGATCATATTAATGGAAAGAAAC ATCAAAGAGCTTTGGGCATGTCTATGCGAGTTGAACGAGCCTCTCTCCAACAG GTTCAGGAACGATTTGAGGTTCTTAAGAAACGTAAAGATCTTGGCACATTCACCGAGCAAG ATCTTGACGAAAGGGTTCTAAAACAGcagcaagaagaggaagaaagaaaacGATTACGTCgtgaaaagaagaaggaaaag AAAGAGAAGgcaatggaagaaccggaaattGATCCTGATGTTGCGGCCATGATGGGGTTTGGTGGTTTCCGGTCATCAAAGAAATGA
- the LOC112727672 gene encoding uncharacterized protein isoform X3 — MSNISNNVAGVDNTFRRKFDREEYLERAQERERQEEEGRSKSKAKGPPVQRKPLKHRDYEVDLESRLGKTQVVTPVAPLSQQAGYYCSVCECVVKDSANYLDHINGKKHQRALGMSMRVERASLQQVQERFEVLKKRKDLGTFTEQDLDERVLKQQQEEEERKRLRREKKKEKKEKAMEEPEIDPDVAAMMGFGGFRSSKK; from the exons ATGTCTAACATCAGCAACAAT GTGGCTGGGGTTGACAACACCTTCAGAAGAAAATTTGATCGAGAAGAGTATTTGGAACGAGCTCAGGAGCGTGAGAGGCAG GAGGAGGAGGGTCGATCTAAATCTAAAG CTAAAGGTCCTCCAGTGCAGAGGAAACCCCTAAAACATAGAGATTATGAAGTGGACCTTGAGTCCCGCCTAGGCAAGACTCAA GTTGTTACGCCGGTTGCACCACTGAGTCAGCAG GCTGGATATTACTGCTCTGTTTGTGAGTGTGTGGTAAAGGACTCAGCGAACTACTTGGATCATATTAATGGAAAGAAAC ATCAAAGAGCTTTGGGCATGTCTATGCGAGTTGAACGAGCCTCTCTCCAACAG GTTCAGGAACGATTTGAGGTTCTTAAGAAACGTAAAGATCTTGGCACATTCACCGAGCAAG ATCTTGACGAAAGGGTTCTAAAACAGcagcaagaagaggaagaaagaaaacGATTACGTCgtgaaaagaagaaggaaaag AAAGAGAAGgcaatggaagaaccggaaattGATCCTGATGTTGCGGCCATGATGGGGTTTGGTGGTTTCCGGTCATCAAAGAAATGA
- the LOC112727672 gene encoding uncharacterized protein isoform X2: MVFLLSLLPRQKSGFIFEALLGFADSNHPSIIFPLFLPLLADAVGIIASMSNISNNVAGVDNTFRRKFDREEYLERAQERERQEEEGRSKSKAKGPPVQRKPLKHRDYEVDLESRLGKTQVVTPVAPLSQQAGYYCSVCECVVKDSANYLDHINGKKHQRALGMSMRVERASLQQVQERFEVLKKRKDLGTFTEQDLDERVLKQQQEEEERKRLRREKKKEKKEKAMEEPEIDPDVAAMMGFGGFRSSKK, encoded by the exons GTCGGGTTTCATCTTCGAAGCTTTGCTAGGGTTTGCTGATTCAAATCATCCATCTATCATCTTCCCTTTGTTTCTGCCCTTATTAGCAGACGCTGTTGGAATTATTGCATCCATGTCTAACATCAGCAACAAT GTGGCTGGGGTTGACAACACCTTCAGAAGAAAATTTGATCGAGAAGAGTATTTGGAACGAGCTCAGGAGCGTGAGAGGCAG GAGGAGGAGGGTCGATCTAAATCTAAAG CTAAAGGTCCTCCAGTGCAGAGGAAACCCCTAAAACATAGAGATTATGAAGTGGACCTTGAGTCCCGCCTAGGCAAGACTCAA GTTGTTACGCCGGTTGCACCACTGAGTCAGCAG GCTGGATATTACTGCTCTGTTTGTGAGTGTGTGGTAAAGGACTCAGCGAACTACTTGGATCATATTAATGGAAAGAAAC ATCAAAGAGCTTTGGGCATGTCTATGCGAGTTGAACGAGCCTCTCTCCAACAG GTTCAGGAACGATTTGAGGTTCTTAAGAAACGTAAAGATCTTGGCACATTCACCGAGCAAG ATCTTGACGAAAGGGTTCTAAAACAGcagcaagaagaggaagaaagaaaacGATTACGTCgtgaaaagaagaaggaaaag AAAGAGAAGgcaatggaagaaccggaaattGATCCTGATGTTGCGGCCATGATGGGGTTTGGTGGTTTCCGGTCATCAAAGAAATGA